One Helianthus annuus cultivar XRQ/B chromosome 7, HanXRQr2.0-SUNRISE, whole genome shotgun sequence genomic region harbors:
- the LOC110869113 gene encoding uncharacterized protein At1g28695: MMDQSLKAGTPLALCTLLLISLTFIYLLSGENPSVSITSMTRKLHHSKHSLAIHETSMYRDELETALEGASMANKTVIITIVNRAYTEGDKPMLDIFLDGFWLGENTRQLTNHLLIVAVDQTAFERCRFLRLHCYKLKTNSEDFVDEKTYMSEDFIKMMWQRTRFLGDVLRRGYNFVFTDTDVLWLRNPFSGLTLNETVDLQISVDKFNGNQWSQTNPINTGFYMIKSNNKTIALFDEWYGERNNSTGKKEQDVLVDLMQKGAFERLRLRVRFLDTIYFSGFCQDSRDANIVSTVHANCCRSIRAKVTDLVTVIHDWKRFKDPSRNKTIEYRWSNHLACQKSWIP; the protein is encoded by the exons ATGATGGATCAATCATTGAAAGCTGGAACCCCTCTTGCCCTTTGCACTTTATTGCTTATATCATTAACTTTTATTTATCTTCTATCAGGAGAAAACCCTTCGGTTTCAATAACCTCCATGACCCGCAAGCTTCATCATTCGAAACATTCGTTAGCCATC CATGAGACTTCAATGTATAGAGATGAGTTGGAAACAGCCTTGGAGGGAGCTTCGATGGCCAACAAAACGGTGATCATCACCATTGTGAACCGAGCTTACACCGAGGGGGACAAACCAATGCTTGATATATTCTTAGATGGGTTTTGGCTAGGAGAAAATACAAGGCAATTGACCAACCATCTTTTGATCGTGGCAGTTGACCAAACCGCATTCGAACGGTGTAGGTTTCTTAGATTACATTGTTACAAGCTGAAAACCAATAGCGAGGACTTTGTCGATGAAAAGACTTACATGTCCGAGGATTTCATAAAGATGATGTGGCAAAGAACACGTTTTCTTGGAGATGTTCTTCGGCGTGGATACAACTTTGTTTTTACG GACACCGATGTTTTGTGGCTAAGGAATCCATTTTCAGGGCTAACCCTAAATGAAACTGTTGATCTTCAAATAAGTGTGGATAAGTTTAATGGCAATCAGTGGTCACAAACAAATCCGATAAACACCGGTTTCTACATGATCAAATCTAACAACAAAACAATCGCATTGTTTGATGAATGGTATGGGGAAAGAAACAACTCAACTGGAAAGAAAGAACAAGATGTTCTTGTTGACCTAATGCAAAAAGGTGCTTTTGAAAGGTTGAGGCTTAGGGTTAGGTTTTTGGACACTATTTATTTCAGTGGATTTTGTCAAGATAGTAGAGATGCTAACATTGTTTCAACTGTACATGCAAATTGTTGTCGAAGTATTAGAGCGAAAGTCACTGATTTGGTCACGGTTATTCATGATTGGAAGAGATTTAAAGATCCATCTCGCAATAAGACAATCGAATATCGATGGTCGAATCACTTAGCATGCCAAAAGTCATGGATTCCGTGA
- the LOC110867154 gene encoding uncharacterized protein At1g28695 translates to MYRDELETALDGASMANKTVIITIVNRAYTEGDKPMLDIFLDGFWLGENTRQLTNHLLVVAVDQTAFERCRFLRLHCYWLKTEGKDFANEKTFMSKDFIKMMWKRTHFLGDVLRRGYNFVFTDTDVLWLRDPFAVLTLNETVDLQISVDQFNGKQWSQKNPINTGFYMVRSNNKTIALFDEWYGQRNNSTGKKEQDVLTELMKKGAFNRLRLRVRFLDTNYFSGFCRDSRDANVVSTIHANCCKSIRAKVIDLVTVIYDWKRLKDPSRNKTIEYRWSNHSACKNSWIS, encoded by the exons ATGTATAGAGATGAGTTGGAAACAGCCTTGGATGGAGCATCCATGGCCAACAAAACGGTGATCATCACCATTGTGAACCGAGCCTACACCGAGGGCGACAAACCAATGCTTGATATATTCTTAGACGGGTTTTGGCTAGGAGAAAATACAAGGCAATTGACAAACCATCTTTTGGTCGTGGCAGTTGACCAGACCGCGTTTGAACGGTGCCGGTTTCTTAGATTACATTGTTACTGGCTAAAAACTGAAGGCAAGGACTTCGCTAATGAGAAGACTTTCATGTCCAAGGATTTCATAAAGATGATGTGGAAAAGAACCCATTTTCTTGGAGATGTTCTTCGACGTGGATACAATTTTGTTTTTACG GACACCGATGTTTTATGGCTAAGGGATCCATTTGCAGTACTAACCCTAAATGAAACTGTTGATCTTCAAATAAGTGTGGACCAGTTTAACGGCAAGCAATGGTCACAAAAGAATCCGATAAACACCGGTTTTTACATGGTTAGATCCAACAACAAGACAATCGCATTGTTTGATGAATGGTATGGGCAAAGAAACAACTCAACTGGAAAGAAGGAACAAGATGTTCTTACTGAGCTAATGAAAAAAGGTGCTTTTAATAGGCTGAGGCTTAGGGTTCGGTTTTTGGACACCAATTATTTCAGTGGATTTTGTCGAGATAGTAGAGATGCTAACGTTGTTTCTACTATACATGCAAATTGTTGCAAGAGTATTAGAGCGAAAGTCATTGATTTGGTCACGGTTATTTATGATTGGAAGAGATTAAAAGATCCATCTCGCAATAAGACAATCGAATATCGATGGTCGAATCACTCAGCATGCAAAAATTCATGGATTTCATGA